In one Fusobacteriaceae bacterium genomic region, the following are encoded:
- the tuf gene encoding elongation factor Tu (EF-Tu; promotes GTP-dependent binding of aminoacyl-tRNA to the A-site of ribosomes during protein biosynthesis; when the tRNA anticodon matches the mRNA codon, GTP hydrolysis results; the inactive EF-Tu-GDP leaves the ribosome and release of GDP is promoted by elongation factor Ts; many prokaryotes have two copies of the gene encoding EF-Tu): RHTPFFTGYKPQFYFRTTDITGEVNLPEGVEMVMPGDNITMTIKLIHAIAMETQLRFAIREGGRTVASGVVAEIIK, translated from the coding sequence CGGCATACGCCTTTCTTTACGGGCTACAAACCCCAGTTCTATTTCCGGACGACGGACATCACCGGCGAAGTAAATCTGCCTGAAGGCGTTGAAATGGTAATGCCCGGCGACAACATCACGATGACGATCAAACTGATCCACGCGATCGCCATGGAAACCCAGCTGCGTTTCGCGATCCGCGAAGGCGGCAGAACAGTGGCTTCGGGCGTTGTAGCCGAGATCATAAAATAG